The Bacillota bacterium genome includes a region encoding these proteins:
- a CDS encoding MBL fold metallo-hydrolase, translating into MQVTIHRGTHEIGGTFVELRSGKNRLLLDAGYPLSLGGRPLPDQLALYSDEKVLESGMLPRIKGLYRWDEPAFDAVIISHAHIDHYGLLHYVNFAIPVYLSRGTRKLIEVSALFRAERYCAAKAYEFDMYKPFQIGGFRIMPFLMDHSAFDAAAFEISSKEKTILYTGDFRGHGRKGHCLERFISKAKKCADALLIEGTLLGRQDDMVITEQEIEALLVKKMDKLIGPLLFQTSSQNIDRIVSFYRAASRLGRIFVVDLYTANVLYALKLLGDNQVPYPSEDYPNIKVFYPYRLTLMTYNKIGKEYAKRFSPYHISRTKLNREQNNIVMAVRPSMRIDIERSGLKDGLFVYSLWTGYRSSAYQQGFEEYLTRAGFSSEILHTSGHATVSDIRRVIAGLEPKQIIPIHTMSPDSFVGLSDRISLKEDGVSFDI; encoded by the coding sequence ATGCAGGTAACAATCCATAGAGGAACGCATGAAATCGGCGGAACTTTCGTCGAACTCAGGTCGGGTAAAAATAGGCTTCTCCTTGACGCTGGGTATCCGCTAAGCCTGGGGGGAAGGCCGCTTCCTGATCAACTAGCCTTATATTCAGACGAAAAGGTGCTCGAGAGCGGTATGCTGCCGAGGATTAAGGGGCTGTATAGATGGGATGAACCGGCGTTTGATGCGGTTATTATTTCTCATGCCCATATCGACCACTATGGCTTGCTGCATTATGTCAATTTTGCCATTCCTGTATATTTGTCCAGAGGCACTCGAAAACTTATTGAGGTATCAGCTCTTTTCCGGGCGGAAAGATATTGTGCGGCGAAAGCTTATGAATTTGACATGTACAAACCGTTTCAAATTGGCGGCTTCAGAATCATGCCCTTCTTGATGGATCACTCAGCCTTTGACGCAGCGGCATTTGAGATATCCAGCAAAGAGAAAACGATTCTTTATACCGGCGACTTTCGAGGACATGGCCGAAAGGGCCACTGCCTTGAAAGATTTATTAGCAAAGCTAAGAAATGTGCTGACGCACTCTTAATCGAAGGAACGCTGCTTGGACGGCAGGATGATATGGTGATTACTGAGCAGGAGATCGAAGCCCTGCTTGTAAAGAAGATGGATAAATTAATAGGGCCGTTGTTGTTCCAAACGTCAAGCCAGAATATTGATCGCATAGTCAGCTTTTATCGTGCCGCCTCGCGACTTGGTAGGATATTCGTTGTAGACCTGTATACCGCCAACGTCTTATATGCGCTTAAGCTGCTTGGTGATAATCAGGTGCCCTATCCGTCCGAAGACTACCCAAACATCAAGGTATTCTACCCTTATCGGCTTACGCTAATGACATATAATAAAATCGGCAAAGAATATGCTAAGCGGTTTTCCCCTTATCATATCTCGAGAACTAAGTTGAACCGGGAACAGAACAATATTGTTATGGCCGTTCGCCCTTCAATGCGCATCGATATCGAAAGATCTGGGCTCAAAGACGGGCTGTTCGTTTATTCGCTATGGACTGGATACCGTAGCAGTGCCTATCAACAAGGGTTTGAAGAGTATTTAACAAGGGCAGGCTTTTCGTCAGAAATCCTGCACACTAGCGGGCACGCCACCGTGTCTGACATTCGCCGAGTGATTGCTGGCCTGGAGCCTAAGCAAATAATACCTATCCACACAATGTCACCGGACTCGTTTGTTGGCCTATCGGATCGTATTTCTCTAAAGGAAGATGGAGTAAGCTTCGACATATAG
- a CDS encoding redoxin domain-containing protein, with protein MPNIGEKAPNFTLPGTHGEFDLAAALAKGPLVLIFYPKDNTPG; from the coding sequence ATGCCAAACATCGGAGAAAAAGCGCCAAATTTCACCTTGCCAGGGACTCATGGCGAGTTTGACCTCGCTGCAGCCTTAGCCAAGGGCCCGTTGGTACTAATCTTCTACCCCAAGGATAACACCCCTGGCTGA
- a CDS encoding methionine synthase, with amino-acid sequence MPKRILGAAIGSCVHVAGVISYLRLAENLGYQTDFMGPAVGITDIVAAACRERPDILALSYRLSPEAARSLLNELGTALAAAGLNDIELVFGGTPPVAKIAEETTLFARVFSGEDGPAEVVAYLRGEKGGRQTATPPQTLVERVKSLAPYPLIRHHFGLPSLQDTIDGVRTIAEAKVLDIISLGPDQNAQFAFFRPQEMDPLQHGAGGVPVRTPADLAALYAASRTGNYPLMRCYSGTRDLLQWAEMSRETINNAWAAVPLCWYNVLDGRSDRPPTQSIPENLAVMAWHGERGIPVEVNEAHHWSLREAPDVVAVAAAYLAALNAKKQGVRDYVAQYMFNTPLGTSYSNDLAKMLAKRDLIESLHDDKFTTLRQVRTGLMSLSTNMHMAKGQLASSMALALNLEPHIIHVVGYSEAQFAASPEVVIESCQIVHGVIRSRLHLAPDASHDPQVAARRQSLKEKATDLLQSIARLGQGEDALTDPAVIAKAIQVGYLDAPHLKGNRFAQGAVKTRIIDGACVAVE; translated from the coding sequence ATGCCTAAGAGAATTCTTGGCGCTGCTATAGGTAGCTGTGTGCATGTGGCGGGTGTAATATCGTACCTGCGACTGGCAGAGAATCTTGGCTACCAGACAGATTTTATGGGCCCAGCAGTGGGCATTACGGATATAGTGGCCGCCGCCTGTAGAGAGCGACCTGACATTTTGGCCTTAAGTTATCGTTTGTCCCCCGAGGCAGCCCGCTCTTTGCTTAACGAGCTCGGCACAGCTTTGGCGGCCGCAGGCCTAAACGACATCGAGCTAGTTTTCGGAGGAACACCACCCGTAGCTAAGATCGCCGAAGAGACGACGCTGTTCGCGCGGGTTTTTAGTGGTGAGGATGGGCCAGCGGAGGTAGTCGCCTACTTGCGGGGCGAGAAAGGTGGGCGACAGACGGCCACTCCACCGCAGACTTTAGTAGAGAGGGTAAAGAGCCTTGCCCCCTACCCCCTCATTCGGCATCACTTTGGTCTGCCGAGCCTGCAGGATACTATCGACGGCGTGCGCACGATTGCAGAGGCCAAGGTGCTAGACATCATATCGCTCGGTCCTGACCAAAATGCGCAATTTGCCTTTTTTAGGCCACAGGAGATGGACCCGCTGCAGCACGGTGCGGGTGGTGTGCCCGTACGTACGCCCGCAGACTTAGCCGCCCTTTATGCCGCTTCCCGCACGGGTAACTACCCACTGATGCGCTGCTATTCGGGCACGCGCGACTTACTGCAGTGGGCCGAAATGAGCAGGGAGACGATTAACAATGCTTGGGCCGCCGTTCCGCTCTGTTGGTACAATGTCTTAGACGGAAGGTCAGACCGACCGCCTACGCAGTCCATCCCGGAGAACCTAGCGGTAATGGCTTGGCATGGCGAACGCGGCATACCTGTTGAGGTGAACGAAGCGCATCACTGGAGTCTGCGTGAGGCGCCCGATGTAGTCGCCGTAGCCGCAGCCTACCTAGCGGCGCTAAATGCCAAGAAGCAAGGGGTAAGAGATTATGTGGCGCAGTATATGTTTAACACGCCTCTAGGTACCTCCTACAGCAATGATTTGGCCAAAATGCTGGCCAAGCGCGACCTCATCGAATCACTGCATGACGATAAATTTACCACTCTGCGCCAGGTGCGCACGGGCCTAATGAGCTTGTCCACTAATATGCATATGGCCAAGGGTCAGCTTGCCTCTTCCATGGCTTTAGCGCTCAATCTAGAGCCGCATATCATCCATGTCGTGGGTTATTCCGAGGCGCAATTCGCCGCCTCGCCTGAGGTTGTAATAGAGAGTTGCCAGATTGTGCATGGGGTGATACGCAGCAGGCTACACCTCGCACCAGACGCCTCGCACGACCCCCAGGTAGCGGCGAGACGACAGTCACTAAAAGAAAAAGCCACCGACTTGCTACAGTCGATAGCGCGGCTTGGCCAAGGAGAGGATGCTTTGACCGACCCAGCAGTAATCGCAAAGGCAATTCAAGTAGGGTACTTAGACGCACCGCATCTCAAAGGCAATCGATTTGCCCAGGGTGCCGTTAAAACGAGGATTATCGATGGGGCCTGTGTGGCGGTAGAGTAA
- a CDS encoding NAD/NADP octopine/nopaline dehydrogenase family protein, translated as MPRVAVLGAGHGGQTMAGHLGMMGCEVSLYNRSSERIAPVQLAGCIELTGQIEGVGKLAVVTTDIELAIRDVELIMVVVPANGHASMAEVCAPHLRDGQVVVLHPGRTGGALEFFNIIRQHGCTADVIVSEASTLIYACRMLNPAKVQVFGVKNVIPVAAIPSYRTPEIIKKLNIIYPQFVPGDNVLKTSLDNIGAIFHPGLTVLNAGRIEATHGEFEFYMDGATPSVARVLEAMDNERIAVAAALGIRAMSAREWLYIAYDAAGRTLYEAMQANVGYKGIKAPPTTLMRYITEDVPMSLVPIASLGHQFDVPTPIIDNMIHMASVIHDADYWADGRTVETMGLSGLSVKQIRKLVLEGRVDA; from the coding sequence CTGCCTCGCGTAGCCGTTCTTGGGGCAGGTCATGGTGGGCAGACCATGGCCGGACATCTTGGGATGATGGGATGCGAGGTATCGCTGTACAATCGTAGTAGTGAGAGAATCGCACCCGTTCAGCTGGCTGGCTGCATTGAACTTACTGGTCAGATAGAGGGTGTCGGTAAGCTCGCTGTCGTGACAACAGACATTGAGTTAGCTATTCGTGATGTCGAGCTCATAATGGTGGTGGTTCCAGCAAACGGGCACGCCTCCATGGCCGAAGTGTGTGCGCCACACCTTAGGGATGGGCAAGTAGTGGTCTTGCATCCCGGTCGTACTGGAGGCGCACTTGAGTTCTTTAACATCATACGCCAACACGGGTGCACAGCTGACGTCATCGTGTCTGAAGCCTCTACCCTCATCTACGCTTGCCGCATGCTCAACCCGGCCAAAGTGCAGGTGTTTGGGGTTAAAAATGTCATCCCTGTGGCGGCCATCCCTAGCTACCGAACCCCTGAGATCATCAAGAAGCTTAATATTATCTATCCCCAGTTTGTTCCCGGCGACAATGTGTTAAAGACCAGCCTAGATAATATAGGGGCCATCTTTCACCCCGGACTCACTGTGCTAAACGCCGGCCGCATCGAAGCCACCCATGGTGAGTTCGAGTTTTACATGGATGGGGCTACCCCGTCCGTGGCAAGGGTGCTCGAGGCCATGGACAATGAGAGGATTGCCGTAGCCGCAGCTCTCGGCATCAGGGCTATGAGTGCGCGAGAGTGGCTCTACATTGCCTACGATGCCGCCGGTAGAACCTTGTACGAAGCAATGCAGGCCAATGTCGGGTACAAGGGTATTAAGGCACCGCCTACAACGCTTATGCGTTACATCACCGAAGACGTCCCCATGAGCCTAGTGCCCATCGCGTCCCTAGGGCATCAATTCGATGTTCCCACCCCCATTATCGACAACATGATCCACATGGCGAGCGTCATCCATGACGCCGACTACTGGGCTGATGGCCGAACAGTCGAGACCATGGGGCTCTCAGGGCTGTCGGTCAAGCAAATACGTAAGCTGGTACTGGAGGGCAGGGTAGATGCCTAA
- a CDS encoding NmrA family NAD(P)-binding protein produces the protein MSKVTLVTGVTGNVGQAVAFELLRRQQEVRGAVLADELPQAREIFGADIELAVFDFNVRETWSKAFQGVQRMFLMRPPAIADVANNINPSVDEAMKIGVDHFVFLSLLGVAKNPIVPHHKIEKHILRRKANYTFLRPSFFMQNLIGFFKEFIVKENILFCPSGHGKTSFIDTRDIAAIGALALSGNEHINRAYDLTGGEALSYFEVADLMSAELGRKITFANPGVLAFRRKLTAMKIDPTYINVLTGIFLTAKFGVAKVVTPDTNLLLGRAPITVKQFVADHREHWV, from the coding sequence ATGTCCAAAGTAACACTTGTCACCGGGGTTACAGGAAATGTAGGGCAGGCGGTAGCCTTTGAGCTATTGCGGCGCCAGCAAGAGGTTAGAGGGGCTGTACTTGCGGACGAGCTCCCCCAAGCGAGGGAGATTTTTGGGGCAGATATTGAACTAGCTGTTTTTGATTTTAATGTGCGCGAGACCTGGAGCAAGGCTTTTCAAGGTGTGCAGCGGATGTTCCTTATGCGACCACCCGCGATTGCCGATGTAGCCAATAACATCAACCCTTCCGTTGACGAGGCCATGAAAATAGGGGTTGATCATTTTGTCTTCTTGTCGCTTCTCGGCGTAGCGAAAAACCCCATCGTGCCACATCATAAGATCGAAAAACATATCCTGCGGCGCAAGGCCAACTATACCTTCCTGCGACCAAGTTTCTTCATGCAGAACTTAATTGGCTTCTTTAAAGAGTTTATTGTCAAGGAAAATATCTTGTTCTGCCCCTCTGGGCACGGCAAAACCAGTTTTATTGACACTCGTGACATCGCCGCCATTGGGGCGCTGGCCCTATCTGGTAATGAGCATATTAATCGCGCCTATGATCTCACGGGCGGCGAAGCCTTAAGTTATTTTGAGGTCGCCGACTTAATGTCTGCCGAGTTGGGGCGTAAGATTACCTTTGCGAACCCAGGCGTGCTTGCTTTTCGGCGCAAGCTGACGGCGATGAAAATAGACCCCACCTACATTAACGTCTTGACAGGGATATTTCTCACGGCGAAGTTTGGCGTGGCCAAGGTCGTCACTCCCGACACTAATCTGTTGCTGGGGCGCGCCCCGATTACCGTAAAGCAGTTCGTGGCCGACCACAGAGAACACTGGGTGTAG
- a CDS encoding DUF697 domain-containing protein encodes MEAIFRQLKLLLWLLGLVTGLVVVIFVVNQTYQVVALATALSPLLGTVVLYALLAIYLAVILCPLVMLIIMSPPLTPPTSQLNPEYPRFLRQLCQRLCANPHTKNMPVNPTDMRSIEAALLVLDQLATKRIKGTAAQVFVATSVSQYGGLDGLLVLMAQVRLIWQLANIYNTRPHWRDILKLYLNVGATVVVASEIENIDLIEHQLEPLLTSVLGSSIAVVASGAGTLVFNSLLQGAANAFLTLRVGVITKGYLAALQKPSSHELRKTALVQSTALLSAVLTESLGTAIRSIIRVAKRSTAKVAKANYHKVVQKSKQTATSGRKVGEQIARGVSDAVKMMRNRLGGGIFWPKG; translated from the coding sequence GTGGAGGCCATCTTTAGGCAGTTAAAACTTCTGTTGTGGCTCTTAGGTTTAGTGACGGGCTTAGTAGTAGTAATTTTTGTTGTCAACCAGACTTACCAAGTTGTCGCCTTGGCTACGGCCCTCTCGCCGTTACTAGGTACTGTAGTTTTGTACGCATTGCTGGCAATCTACCTGGCCGTAATTTTGTGCCCCTTAGTCATGTTAATCATCATGTCGCCGCCTCTTACGCCCCCGACTAGTCAGCTTAACCCAGAGTACCCCAGATTCTTGCGACAGCTTTGTCAGCGCCTGTGTGCCAACCCGCACACCAAGAATATGCCAGTAAATCCCACCGATATGCGCAGCATCGAAGCAGCGCTGCTAGTTCTTGATCAGTTGGCGACTAAGCGCATCAAGGGTACAGCGGCACAGGTATTCGTAGCGACATCTGTATCTCAGTACGGCGGGCTCGACGGCCTCCTGGTACTCATGGCGCAGGTGCGGCTCATTTGGCAATTAGCCAACATCTACAACACGCGCCCGCACTGGCGTGACATTCTTAAACTATATCTTAACGTGGGTGCGACAGTCGTCGTGGCCAGCGAGATCGAGAATATCGACCTCATTGAGCATCAGCTAGAACCGCTGCTAACTTCAGTGCTAGGGTCAAGCATCGCCGTAGTGGCCAGCGGCGCGGGCACGCTCGTCTTTAATTCGCTATTGCAAGGCGCTGCCAATGCCTTTTTGACCTTACGAGTGGGTGTCATCACTAAAGGCTACTTAGCTGCCCTGCAAAAACCAAGTAGCCACGAGCTCAGAAAAACCGCCCTCGTACAGTCCACAGCTTTACTAAGCGCTGTGCTAACAGAATCGCTCGGCACGGCAATCCGTAGCATCATACGCGTGGCAAAAAGGTCCACGGCCAAGGTCGCCAAAGCCAATTACCATAAAGTCGTGCAAAAGTCCAAGCAAACCGCCACAAGTGGCCGCAAGGTAGGGGAGCAAATCGCCCGGGGCGTTAGCGACGCCGTAAAGATGATGCGAAACCGGCTAGGGGGCGGGATATTTTGGCCGAAGGGGTAG
- a CDS encoding MarR family transcriptional regulator: MRKGGFIVAKIHQLSGRIISHKFRQRGLKIHHAQGRILFFLWQCGGVSIQQLAVALSLDLSTLSLMLDRLAEAGLVHKVPSTVDKRKTMVFAADNQAELRAHYEQVLGEMQEGFYRGFSEEEVCLTEALLERIYRNLSSMDKENKEG; encoded by the coding sequence ATGCGCAAGGGTGGCTTTATCGTAGCTAAAATTCATCAACTGTCGGGACGTATAATTTCGCACAAGTTTAGGCAAAGGGGTCTCAAAATCCACCACGCGCAAGGGCGAATCTTGTTTTTTTTGTGGCAGTGCGGGGGTGTTTCGATTCAGCAACTGGCCGTGGCGCTATCCCTCGACCTTTCTACTTTGTCGCTAATGCTCGATCGCTTAGCGGAGGCTGGTCTTGTTCACAAAGTACCTTCAACTGTCGATAAACGCAAAACCATGGTCTTTGCGGCGGATAATCAGGCGGAGTTACGGGCGCATTACGAGCAAGTTTTAGGAGAAATGCAAGAGGGCTTCTATCGGGGGTTTAGTGAGGAGGAGGTGTGTTTAACCGAAGCGCTGCTAGAGCGCATTTACCGCAATCTCAGCTCAATGGATAAAGAAAACAAGGAGGGTTGA
- a CDS encoding PspC domain-containing protein, with the protein MQRRLTRSRSDRRLFGVCGGMAEYFNVDPTVARLVAIILVLFDGIGVFIYLVLAVLLPASETRGQQPARDNFGEAIKDIEHTVEEVAARVEEKVENLARESAKPSHARHSPWVGIALIVGGLWLLARNLGLMERLNWNISLAFRPHLGFIVPVGLVVLGLVLVLSERSKRRE; encoded by the coding sequence ATGCAGAGAAGACTAACGCGTAGCCGTAGCGACCGCAGGTTGTTTGGTGTATGCGGAGGAATGGCAGAGTACTTCAATGTTGACCCGACGGTGGCGCGCCTCGTGGCCATCATATTAGTACTATTTGACGGCATAGGCGTGTTTATCTACCTTGTTCTCGCTGTGCTCTTGCCCGCGAGCGAAACACGTGGTCAACAGCCTGCAAGAGATAATTTTGGCGAGGCCATCAAGGATATTGAGCACACTGTGGAAGAAGTTGCGGCCCGCGTTGAGGAGAAAGTGGAAAACTTGGCGCGCGAAAGCGCCAAGCCTAGCCATGCACGGCACTCGCCTTGGGTGGGTATAGCCCTCATTGTCGGGGGCCTCTGGCTACTCGCGCGCAATTTAGGCCTAATGGAGCGGCTCAATTGGAATATTTCCTTGGCTTTTAGGCCGCATTTGGGCTTCATAGTGCCGGTAGGCCTTGTAGTGCTCGGGCTAGTGTTAGTACTGTCAGAGCGGAGCAAGCGCCGTGAGTAG
- a CDS encoding pyroglutamyl-peptidase I, translating into MRTLLLTGFEPFGGEKTNPSLEAVKRLDGYVVGDIAVKAVELPVAWERVTSLLENALLEHSPTFVIAVGQAGGRAKIAVERIGINICHGKDNYDVARGGEPVIQGEADGYFSSLPVESLALAINKVGVPAYVSNSAGTYLCNFTLYTLEHLIRSRHLAISSCFIHIPYLPEQTTDKAEQHLTPSMSLETIVTGLRAAIDDLAEH; encoded by the coding sequence ATGCGTACACTTTTGCTCACTGGTTTTGAGCCCTTTGGCGGCGAAAAGACGAACCCCTCGCTCGAGGCAGTAAAGCGCCTTGACGGCTACGTGGTTGGGGATATCGCCGTAAAAGCTGTAGAACTACCTGTCGCTTGGGAGCGCGTAACCTCTCTGCTTGAGAACGCTCTCCTCGAACATTCACCCACCTTCGTCATTGCCGTGGGCCAGGCTGGGGGCCGCGCCAAGATCGCGGTCGAACGAATCGGCATTAATATCTGTCATGGTAAAGATAACTACGACGTTGCCCGAGGCGGCGAACCGGTCATCCAAGGCGAGGCTGATGGTTACTTTTCTTCGCTGCCTGTAGAGTCGCTCGCTTTGGCCATCAACAAGGTTGGTGTTCCTGCTTATGTCTCAAACAGTGCGGGCACGTACCTCTGCAACTTCACCCTCTACACGCTAGAGCACCTCATTCGCTCACGACATCTCGCCATCTCCTCTTGCTTTATCCATATCCCCTACCTGCCTGAACAGACTACAGACAAAGCCGAGCAGCACCTGACTCCCAGCATGTCGCTAGAAACTATTGTCACGGGACTACGCGCGGCCATTGATGACTTGGCAGAACACTAA
- a CDS encoding ATP-grasp domain-containing protein codes for MPLRVALAYTVEVDKQGSVANPHGTLQMNVTTEALKDAIAELGYEVHLVPGDIDMLRQLGEIRPDVIFNNCTGIHDKSSQPQVAAMLELARIPFTGSGHCAHVLALYKPLTKMVLGHHNIPTPHFAVADSEHAPLPSTLKYPVIVKPEHEGSSIGISAKSVANSAADAAEMVRTVVTSFRQPALVEEFVVGREFTVGVLGGERTRILPPIEIMFATRDGFYDHHVKSQDAVVTKCPVDLEPQLYRRMEEVVLGSFQALGCRDYARIDLRVTTAGLPYVIDVNTLPGLDPSYSDYPKAARAAGLSYVGLIDHLLHCALRRA; via the coding sequence ATGCCCTTGCGCGTTGCGTTGGCATACACGGTTGAAGTCGACAAACAAGGCAGTGTTGCGAATCCGCACGGAACTCTACAAATGAATGTAACGACGGAAGCCCTAAAGGACGCAATTGCTGAGCTTGGCTATGAGGTACACCTGGTGCCGGGCGACATTGACATGTTGCGCCAGCTAGGTGAGATCAGGCCAGATGTTATTTTTAACAATTGTACTGGCATTCACGACAAGTCCAGTCAGCCCCAAGTAGCAGCGATGCTGGAGCTAGCCCGTATTCCCTTTACTGGAAGCGGCCACTGCGCCCATGTACTGGCCCTTTACAAGCCTCTCACCAAGATGGTGCTCGGGCATCATAATATCCCCACACCACACTTTGCCGTCGCCGATAGCGAACATGCTCCGCTTCCCAGCACCTTAAAGTACCCAGTGATTGTGAAACCAGAACATGAAGGGTCTAGCATTGGCATTTCTGCCAAAAGTGTTGCTAATTCAGCGGCAGACGCTGCCGAGATGGTACGAACAGTAGTTACGTCGTTTCGACAACCGGCCTTAGTAGAAGAGTTTGTTGTCGGACGTGAATTCACGGTGGGGGTTTTAGGGGGCGAGCGAACAAGGATTTTACCGCCCATTGAGATTATGTTTGCGACCAGAGATGGTTTTTATGATCACCACGTGAAATCTCAGGACGCGGTAGTTACAAAGTGTCCGGTCGATCTCGAACCTCAACTATACCGGCGCATGGAAGAGGTTGTGCTAGGATCCTTCCAGGCCCTAGGATGTCGCGACTATGCGCGCATTGATCTTCGTGTAACTACCGCAGGGCTTCCCTATGTCATTGATGTCAACACCTTGCCTGGTCTAGACCCGAGCTACAGCGACTACCCCAAGGCAGCTCGCGCAGCAGGGCTATCTTACGTCGGACTTATCGACCACCTCTTGCATTGCGCCTTGCGGCGAGCCTAG
- a CDS encoding DIP1984 family protein: protein MKLAEALIMRADQQRRLSSLRERLVRVAKAQEGEKALEDPAELLLEVNRVLLHLTNLMQRINRTNSSILIDEHRTLSDALAERDALGMKRSVLNALVDAAAITHDRFSKSEIKYFATVDVQVLQKEIDGLAQAHRELDTKIQTLNWTTDLAE, encoded by the coding sequence GTGAAGCTAGCTGAAGCCTTAATCATGCGAGCAGACCAGCAACGCAGGCTGTCGAGCCTGCGCGAGCGACTAGTGCGCGTGGCCAAAGCCCAAGAAGGCGAAAAGGCCCTCGAAGACCCTGCCGAGCTGCTACTAGAGGTGAACCGCGTCCTGCTGCACCTCACAAACCTAATGCAGCGCATCAATAGGACTAATTCATCAATCTTGATCGATGAGCATCGGACGCTTAGCGATGCACTAGCCGAACGAGACGCCCTAGGGATGAAGCGCAGCGTTCTTAACGCCCTCGTCGATGCTGCCGCTATCACGCACGACAGGTTTAGCAAGTCTGAGATAAAGTACTTCGCAACAGTAGATGTGCAGGTACTGCAAAAAGAGATTGACGGCCTTGCGCAAGCGCATCGCGAGTTAGACACAAAAATACAAACGCTTAACTGGACCACAGACCTAGCTGAATAA
- a CDS encoding FAD-dependent oxidoreductase, whose translation MINLGDILPIFKKRRLTLLYKKHEAGDIYSFVFKLEGRADWKAGQHGALFIEHEKIARSFRPFSLASAPSEDVMISTRITDNPSAFKKALSTMQPGQQAAMRGPIGSFYIKDRKPVLFIAGGIGITPFRSLIAESVQNPSAAPAHIRLLYIDDRAHFAYEDELRRFNATNSVEVSLLTSREELKASIALYTSSHSNNARYYVSGSRGMVKSMQSLLKDHGIVSRNTVTDTFFGVH comes from the coding sequence ATGATTAACTTAGGCGACATTCTGCCCATTTTTAAGAAACGGCGACTGACACTGCTTTATAAAAAGCACGAGGCCGGCGACATTTACAGCTTCGTTTTCAAGCTCGAAGGGCGGGCAGACTGGAAGGCAGGCCAGCACGGTGCCTTATTCATCGAGCACGAGAAGATCGCGCGCTCTTTTCGTCCCTTTAGTTTGGCGTCCGCTCCGAGTGAAGACGTGATGATTTCTACGCGCATCACAGACAATCCGAGCGCGTTTAAAAAGGCCCTTTCGACTATGCAGCCCGGACAGCAGGCCGCCATGCGAGGACCTATTGGGTCATTTTATATTAAGGACAGAAAGCCCGTTTTATTTATCGCGGGTGGAATTGGCATCACTCCGTTTCGATCACTAATCGCAGAAAGCGTACAGAACCCTAGTGCTGCCCCCGCCCACATCCGCTTATTGTACATCGACGACCGCGCGCATTTCGCCTATGAGGATGAGCTACGGCGTTTTAACGCGACTAACAGTGTCGAGGTTTCGCTCCTCACAAGCCGCGAGGAGCTCAAAGCAAGCATAGCTCTGTACACAAGTTCGCACAGCAATAACGCGCGCTACTACGTGTCGGGCTCGCGGGGCATGGTCAAGTCTATGCAGTCGCTGCTTAAAGACCATGGGATTGTGTCACGCAACACGGTAACCGACACGTTTTTCGGCGTGCACTAG
- a CDS encoding GNAT family N-acetyltransferase, with amino-acid sequence MFNGNLVRLRGLEKSDIDNIMPWINNPEVTRHLLAFTLPLSRAMEEKWLESAVHHTATDKLFAIETLAGEYLGGCGLHHIDSVNRHAEVGIAIGKTDYHGQGYGTDTLNILLRLGFHSLNLNKIYLRVFAGNVRGMRCYAKCGFKEVGRHRQHRFVAGQWQDEIIMEVFRDEWEACR; translated from the coding sequence ATGTTTAACGGCAACTTAGTAAGGCTCAGAGGACTAGAGAAGTCGGATATTGACAATATCATGCCCTGGATCAACAATCCCGAGGTCACGCGGCACTTACTGGCCTTTACCCTGCCTTTATCGAGAGCCATGGAGGAAAAATGGCTTGAGAGTGCTGTGCACCACACCGCCACCGACAAATTATTCGCCATCGAAACTTTAGCCGGTGAGTACCTCGGTGGCTGTGGGTTACACCACATTGACTCCGTGAACCGACATGCCGAGGTGGGGATTGCCATCGGCAAGACTGACTACCACGGCCAAGGCTACGGCACCGACACCCTTAACATACTGCTCAGGCTTGGCTTTCACAGTCTTAACTTAAACAAGATTTACCTACGGGTCTTTGCGGGCAATGTAAGGGGGATGCGCTGTTATGCAAAATGCGGCTTTAAAGAAGTAGGTCGCCATCGGCAGCATCGCTTTGTGGCTGGACAATGGCAGGATGAGATTATTATGGAAGTATTCCGCGACGAATGGGAGGCGTGTCGCTAG